CTCCCTCATAGCACTGACCACAGCTTGTTTttgagaagaaattaaatacAGCCGAGAGTACTTTTCTCTAAGAGTAGTATCCCCTAACCATACATGGTTCCAGAAAGAAATTCCCATACCCGAGTGGAGCTGTAACCGAAAACCCTCCTGGATGATGTAGCCGATACATGAGGAAGTATCTCCGATTTTACAAATATCTTTCCAAATTTGAGAAACCCTTCCCGAAACCGGCATACATGGAAACCAACAGTCCAAATCCAAGTTATACTTGCCTCTAATGACCCGCACCCAAAGAGAATCTCTGTCCTGATGAAATCGCCACCACCATTTGGCCAAGAGGGCCAAATTTTGAACCCTCAGATTCTTTACACCTAAGCCACCAAATTCCTTTTTCTTGCAAATCGCCTCCCATTTGACTAAGTGAAGTTTTCTCTTATCAATTGTATCGCCCCAAAAAAAGTTCCTCTGTATTTTCTCGAATACCTTAGCAACTGTCACGGGCAGtttgaaaatggacaaaaagtAAATGGGTTGGTTAGCCAGAGAAGAATTAATTAGGTCAATTTACCCCCAGACGAATTGTATCTACCACGCCACACACTTAATCTTTTTTCCATCTTCTCCACTACGGGATCCCAAGTTTTAATCCTATTAGGGTTAGCACCCAATGGCAAACCCAAATACTTGATCGGCAACCGTTCCATTTTACACCCCATAACTTGAGCCAAGGATTGCACATCCTGCTGAGGAACTTTCACGCCACATAGAgagcttttggaaaaattaatCTTCAGACCTGACATGAGTTGAAAACATCGAAGGATTCTTTTGATGCTTATCAGCTCCTCCTTGTCGTTGTTACAGAACAATAACGTGTCATCCACAAACTGCAAATGGGACACCACCACCCCATTGACCCCTATCCTTGCTCCTTTAATTATATTCCGATCCCGAGCTCTTTCCAACAAAATGTTGAGGCCCTCAACCACAATGTTAAACAGAAATGGGGACAGCGGGTCGCCCTGTCTTATACCTCTCTGTATCTGAAACTCCTTCTAGGCCGATCCATGGATCAAAACTGACATAGACACCGACGATATACACTCCTTTATCCAGGCACACAACTTCTCTCCGAAGCCCATTTTTGCTAGAAGGTCTAGCAGGAAACCCCAATTGACGCAATCATAAGCCCTCTCGAAATCAATTTTGAGTAGTAACCCCTCATGAGAGCTACATTTCCAGCTATGTATAATCTCATTTGCAATAAGGACTCCATCCAAAATATGTTTGCCCCCAATAAACGCAGCCTGAGATTCTCCAATAACCCATGGCAACAGAGCTTTAAATATATTGGCAAGCACTTTGGAAAGCACCTTGTATACCCATCCCACCATGCTAATGGGCCTAAATTCTTTAAACGATATAGGACAATCTACCTTAGGAATCAACGCAACGAAAGTCGAGTTGATACCCTTTGTGAGTTTGCCATTAGAATGAAATTCGGAGAAGAATTGCAAGATCAAGCCCTTCAAAAATTCCCAACCATGCTTCacaaaagagaaattaaaacCGTCCGGGCCCGAAGACTTAAGGTTGGAACACTCCTTTTGAGCGGCTAAAATCTCCCTCTCTTCAAACACTCTACCAAGATGCAGAGCACTTTCTGAAGATAGTCTCCTATGAAAAACTCCCCCCAGTAGAGGTCGAACAATTCTGTCTTCTTTGAAGTTATTGCTGAAATGTACAACAGCAGCTTCTTTAATGTCTTTCGGCTCTTCTAACACTCTCCCATTTGACTTGATTGACCCCAACATATTTCTCCGAAACCGATTATTAGCTATTACCTGAAAATATCTTGTGTTTTTGTCCCCCAATTTCATCCAATTCAGCCTCGATTTCTGACGCCATAGACATTCCGATAATTGAGAGAGTCTTCAAAACTCTGATTTAGCTTTGCACCTTATCGCTTTTTCCTCCATACATAGTTGTCTTTCCTCAGCTAACAAATCAAAATGATGAAGTTTTGTTTCCATTGCTGACAAAGCTGAGTTTATATCCCCCAAACTCTTCTTTGTTCCATACTTTCAGCTCATCTTTAATGGCCCTCAATTTTTGCACGATTTGGAAACCAGCCCATCCATTCACTGGAAAATGCTCCCACGTTACAAGGACATAAATATTTCAAGGGAATAACACATTTCATGCTGCActtgttgcaaaaaaaaaaatcaaacttaaagAACAATCAGTAATAGCTCTAGTAAAATCAGTTTCCACTCCACTTTCGATTTTCCTAGATTTGCATTctaatgaaagaaaaatcaaccaTTATCGGCTACCCATGCCTGAGCCAATAAAAACCCCACATCGAGCTTTATCTAACTCCTTCATTATCCAATTTATCCAGCTTTTTGACCTGTTTAGGTTCAACCCAACCATCCGTTGAGAAAGTCTTGATCTCTCCTGCAATTCTCTACATTGGGAAATTAGCTATCAAAATCTAAACCATGAGCCTGgttataaaaataagaaatagtCGAGGCGACTTACAGTTGGAAACTGAGCACAGTCAAAGCCCTCAATTTCACTGATGCCGCTAACACCTTCAAGCAGATTATTGTAAAATATATCTAGGTCACAACCAAGTGAAGTCTCCACACCCATCCCTGTCACAACCACTCGCCTTTGCGTAGTAAGAAGTCTGCTTTTTGTTGTGACTTCCTTTTCAGGTTCCACAGCAATAGCCATTGCTTGCCCTACAATTTAAATGCATAAGCCAGTAGATGCTTTTGTAAGTCTCAATTAATGCATATTACATGAGTTGACACTTGACACTTAACAGCTATGTAATTGCCAATTAGGCATGCGACCGATGTCCAAATAGCATCAAGCTAACTTACTAATATGAAACAATTTCATATTCAAGTACAAACTTAATTTTGAAACATAGAATCAATCCGAGTTAGTGAATATAGTATTTTATTGCCGGGATTGCCTGCTGAAGTTGAGTGGTATAGTAAGGGGTATACTCCCAAGCTCACGGGTTCAATTTTCATTGCTAGCAAAAACTCTTGGGGCCGTTTGCCCGGTTGTGAACTATAAGATCCCAGGGTTTGCCAAAGGTGTGTGTAAGCTAGTTGGACATCCGGTTAGTCAAAAGTAATGCGATATCTATAGATAACGCAAGCATGTTGAATTCCTCAAACAAGAAAACTAGCATTAGGCTTGCAAGGAACCGAAATATCAAACATGGTGCACAACTATGAAGCACCAAATCCTTATCAAAACCTCCGGGGACACGTGACATGCTAGGGACACCCGAGGCAAATATAGGACATGTCATGTGGCGTTTCTATTAAATAATAACTAGTTTTTGTGATGGGACATGCCAGGGACACATATGAGGACCCCAGggtgattttttaaaatcttaaaaGTTTTTTTGGTGGGACATGCCAGGAGGGTGTTTTCTGCATGACTAAGGTTCCAAATGCCACGCTCTCTTTGAACGCCTAgaacatgtaatttttttttttttttgtgatactCCCTTGAACATGTAGTTCGTAATTACATTTTCCAATAACTTCATACTTGAGAGCTTCACTGGAActaaaaggatttttttttataaacagcACGAGAACTATTTAAAACTAAACGAAGAGACTAAATTACGATCAAACTGAGGTCAATAATGAGTTGAtgatcaataaaaaaaacttgtcaaaaaagaaaatttcctcCTCCTTTGTTTGGTCTGAgaggaaaaagaggagaaaaataaTTGAAGAATAAATTCTTACACCGCCGGTGGAAAGTCTATTTTTCCACCATAGCGTTAATTGTTGATCTGAATTGTTCATATTATAGAGTTCACAGTGTAGTTCACCCATGCAAAAAATATGCTTGTTCAGACATCGATAAATatatcaaattcaaattttgaattttgttttgtgaaaTAGACGgtcatatgaaaaaaaaagtatgggGGTATTGGGAGGAACGCGAAAGGGGATGTTAAGGTTGTTCGAAGAGGGCAGTTAAGGAAGGGTTTgtttacataaaaaaatataccaTCCAAAGAGAAAATTACACGTGGCACTAAACAGTGTGCGGGCCTATCAGAAAACACGTTATAATTACGCTAAAGATACATGAGATCGATGGGTTTGGTTGTAATGTTACTTTAGTACTGTACGATATCGTTTGGATTGGAAACGACCACGTTTAGTCATAAAGCAAAAATCAAGGTAATCAATGACAGATGTCAAGAGGAGAATTAAGTATAACAGCTGATTACTCGTTAAATCATCGAACGATGTCATTTAGAGTCATCTCAGGGGTGAAATCAGTTATATTTATTTACATTTGTTTGTGCAACCCATTTCAATGCACTAATCTATATTGCGTAGAAATAGGAAGCCCCACTATCCACGTATTTAGCCACAACTTACAGCAACGAACATGGGAAGTGGAAGGGTTTCGCTGAAAGACCAAGTCAACAAGCAGTTACAACCGTTCTTAGAGGAAAACAAGGCGTTTCAAATCGAATTTGAATGAATGCTTGGGAGCTTAAAGAAAacgtgaagaaaaagaagtatgGACAGACCCTTTGTCTATAAATAAATAGAAGAAGCAACTGAAGAAGAAACCCCAACAAAATCATCATCTAACAATCCATACAAAAAATGGTTGCTCAGAGATCTAGAGTAGTTTTAGGACTTAGGAATTCGTTCGAAGTAGTCGTAGCTTAAatattttgcaagtttgaagaCTTATTCAAATGTAAGTTTggcttttgattaaattcaagttaCCTTacattgttctttctttctcttgctGAAATCCTAAGAGTAATCATATATAAGCttgcttttgattaaattcaagcgTGCTTAAATTAAGTTatctttttggtttctttgtttGAAGAATGTCGATTCAATTTGATTGATACATTTTAGAAAAATCCTCTTTATTGAGGTAATTGAACGGATAATCACAATTGCCTGATTAAGTTAGTTATTTTCTGAGTTAATCTGAAGAGGATAGATTTATATTCTTTTCTGGCACGCCCGCACACAATTATTTACCAaagattgagttgatttagCCCAAACAGGGTTACGGTCTACTAGTGACATGCTTCCCACTAACAAAGAATACACCGGGGAGAAGACATTGGGTGTGGTCAAGTGAGGGGCATTATTGAAATATTTTATCACTTTTGACAGAACTTAGTTGAGAATATTAACGATTTTAGACGGAAGGGGGTTTAGGGGACAGGTAAACTTAAATGAGGGGGTACAGCAGCCGAGAATGACTGCAGCTGTTGCGACTACAATAGAATTGTAGTCACATTGTCACACTTATATAAAAACTTAACTAATTGAGACGTAAAAACCTTAACACGATAGCCTTTTACATTACTTTAGCTTCTACTCCATGAAAAAGGATTTCTTCTTTGTTTAGCAAGCTTGCAGTTAAGAAATCATTCTCCGCATAATTTAAAGCCAAAGCAAACgcataatttcaaattttggttcCCAAAGGAGAGCATTAGGTATAAAGAAACACAAATTTACAcataatgataaaaataaataaaaataaaaacaagaaatttcCCACAGATCAGTCCCCGAAATAATAGTACTAATTCATTACACGGTGGGGTCAATGAGTTCGCCATTAACGAATTCTCTGTACGCAGCAACGGGCCAGCTAAACCCACGGAAGACAAGGCTAGAAGCCAAAGGGACGTCGATGATGATCTCTTTCTGGGTCGGTTTTTTATCATCCCTTATGGCAATCAAGTAGCTCCGACCCACCCACCCGATCCACCCGGCTATGTACAGGAACAAGATCCCGGGTGTAATGAACTCTCCCCAGTGCCTTTGGTCCCCGCTCACAATCAAATGGGGCAGCCCGTCTGACCCGCACAACAGCCCTTGCTTCCCGTAGTTTTCGAACCTGGTGGATATAATTGCGGACTTCAATAAAACTGACTTGAGTAATACTCCACTAGTTAATTCGATTGTTCATGCTTTCCGTTACCAGTTACGAAAATGAACAAAAGGAAATAGAGAGTTTATTACAAATAGGGAGGcgcaaaatatatatatatatatatcctttaCCTTAATTTGCAAGCTAcattttgggaatttttgtgACTACTTTGATTCGTGAAGTGTTCACATCTTTCCGGTGAAAATTAACTACACGAGAGAGGGACATGACTTGGATTTTGGAATTTTGTCTCTGCTTGTTATAGCCTCGCGGGGAGGTAAATTGAATATACTCCTAGCTATCtgggaaaaattcaaagtaTAGGGGGGGAGGGGGCTCATGGGAACTCATGGAGCTAACAAGCCAAATATTTCGAAATTCATACTTTTTAATACTAGTacagtactttttattttattttattttaatactagTAGTACTTATTGTCTtaattaatatttatactactaTAACTAGCATGTGAGAAAGTAAGTCTGTGTCCACATGCAAATCCAAATGGTACACGTGTATAGTACTAATTGTTAACACATTTATATACGGTAATTAGTATTTAAATTTGTGCATGCTGCATATCTATACTATATACCCGTGCCATTACTTTATTGGCGTTCGATCAATTTGATGTCTTGTTATGTACTATATACTACATACTAGCTAGTAGTTCAATGTCTGTCTGTAATTACTACTCATGTGGAGTATTAAGCCCAATTAAttggaataaaataaaatttctaacAGAAGCAACCTCTTCTTGGTCTTCTCCATGGTGGCCTTTATCGCCAGAGCAGGCGCGCTGTCCGGCGCGTACAGCTTCAGCGACGACTCCAGCTTCTTCAGCTGCTGCTTCTCCCTCTTAGCGAACTGCTTCGACTCCCTGCACGGAGTCAAACCTGATATGTCGGCCAAAGCCGGAGGCACGGCTGGAGCCGCCGCCGACAACAGGATGGACGACAGCGCCACAGCAGCCGAGAATGACTGCAGCGGCTGCGATTTAGCCGCCGCGGAGCACACCACCGTAGGAGTCCTTGATGATTTCCAGGTCGATAGATTGGGTTTTAAAATTGGCTTTGAGAGGTTTGTGGGTACTGTGagagacatttttttttattttcttcttcttctgggaTTGtagagaggaggagaagaatTTGAGGGTTTGATgaggaggggaggggagggaaGGGGAGGGGAGAGTGGATGCCTGGATGGGATGGGATGGGATGGGAGGATTTTGGATTTAAGATTTTTTAGTGGAGTGGAGGGGAGGGGACTGGGGAGATTGGAGGTGGGAGTGGGTGGGTGGGATGGAGTGTGGATAAGGGGAGTTAGCTGGGGAGGGTGAGGTGGATGGTTTTCATTGGAACGGGGCGTTTGGTCGTGGGTTATACAGATTCTCCATCTATCTTCCCCTGATGATACTcctaataacaaaaaaacaaaattgtaaAGGAATATATACACTCAgacaaatttgttttttaatcccgtacttcttttttcttttttttaatcagattTTTAATCCCTTACTTCACATCCGACTAATATAGGGAAGGCCCGTTTTGACATACTATAGTACTTATAGTTATAATAAGCACTTTGCCTTAtcttttttgtctctattgcttgtatttttaaaaattttgcatcaaaatttcgtggattattaatttgtctcaataagatgaatcaaaaaaataaaaatttatgatccaaattcatttttaaataaatataaaattaagaaaaagttaataaaatttttcaCTTATTTCTATCTTTAGTAAAACCAGACTTAATAAAATTACACTCCATAACGTGgctttctatttttcttatgAACCCAACCGTGCATGGAATATGGGCTTAAAGCCATAAAATTGTTGGTAACCGTTTTGAAATTGAACTTTATCACTAAAGTTATGGTGACTTTTTGCTACACATTTCACGTTGCGTACTACAACAACGATTGATTTTTTTAGATGGTGAACATGATATAATAGCAATATCATTATTATACTATTCGGCGTCATTTGAAAACTGTGATAGATTGGGTGAGATTCGTAATGAGATGAAATTGTGATGAGATTAGTAATGAGATAAGATTAATAGTGAGCTTGTTAAATTACCCtctcatgtttgttttgcacagaATTGGATGATAGGATTATTAATACCATGTTTGTTTAGGTCTGGATGGGATTGGATTACACCATAATTTCCTTTTATACTCTATAACAAAAATCTCCTAGATTGACTTCTCCTCCGGCCACCGTTGAAACCAAGTCGCCGGCCAAAACACGATCGgcaataaagacaaaagtaatCCAATATAGACACTTTTTGgagtatttttgtctttagtcaataatttttatttttttttgaacgtattttttgatttttagattCTTTCCATCATgacaaaccaataatttaaaaaaaaactgatgcaaaactaacaaaccagaattttttagacaaaaaaattaatccacATGGATTATTAAACCAAACCAGgaaaaaaccaaaccattttCAAATTCCCTAGAAAAAAGAGTGCACATGGTTTTGCAACTCTTGTAGGGAaagcttaaaattatttttttttgagccAACCAAACTTCAATTCAAAATACAATCAAATAAGCTACataatatggagagagagagagagagagagagagagagagagtccttcTTCCTTGTCTCTCCGCAAGCCGCACCTCCAGATCTCATACAAAGGGTACTGTGGGTATTTACTGAAACTATCATGGGCATTCAAGTATTTTTGACTCACACCCTTTCGGACAGGATTACTAATACCTGGTCCCAGGTGATATTATTAATCCGGTGAAACAAGAGCATTTCTAATCCCTTATGATTCGTAGTTTCACCCCCTATTTTGTTCAATCAAACATGGGATTAGTGATCCCACAGCTTTACTAATCCTATCCTACGCTCCAAAAcatttatcaaacggggcctaaatacTCACTCTATCAATAGTGACGCAATAGAAAATGTTATTAGGGTTTGTCATTTTGAAGTCCAAAGTACAAGAAAGGCTTAAATACTTAAatggtccttacaaaatagagtcggtttcattttcgtccttgtaaaaaaatttgtgtcaatttcgtccttccAGTTTGTAACTCAGTTCAATATCACCCTTGCCGTCAACCTTACCGTCCTTCCAGTTTGTTACCCACATTTTTAATGCAATTAATAagcaaaaacaattaaaattcattttttaaagttttttttaataatttcgTGTGTTTTTAAGTGTGGATGGATGGGGTTGCATGGAACACATGGGCACAAGATTGTAGTGCCCCAAAATTGTGTCGTTTTGGGGCTGCAAGGgacagagaaaaaagaaaaaaagctaCAAGGCTTGGTTTGAGGGAaagctgagaaaaaaaattaagtgttctaaatttcaacccgtttgaatcggtgggaagatattatttttctgatcatttaattttaaagggtcacaattaaattttgactatagggctctcgttgattaaccctaagaaagtcgtagaaccaaatatctctttgggctaactaacgagagccctggagccaaaaattaattatgaccatttaggataaaatgatcaaagaaataggatctttgtaccggttcaaacagattgaaaattagagtacttaattttttaactatattttttaatatataaactgtccaaagaggttgaaaaattaagtgttccaattttcaatcggtttgaatcagtgcgaagatactatttctctgatcattatATCCTAaaggattataattaatttttggctctagaaCTTTcgttggttagccctaagagatatttggttgtacgactttcttagggctaatcaacgagagtcctagagtcaaaatttaattatgaccatttaggataaaatgatcagaaaactaaaatctttcaaccggttcaaacggattgaaatttagaacacttaatttttttttgcttttgctcagctttctCTCTCGTCTCTTCAAACAAAACGACAAAAATGGCAAGCTGGGGGTGGGAGAAGGGGGATAAACAAGGGTGGAATCATCCATTTTTAGGGGGATTAGGGGGTATACGTGATGGATACCTCAAACCCTAGCCGTAGGTAAGACCTTCGAATACCCTAGTCTCCGGTGTTACAGAAGAACGGGGGATTATGAATACCCCCTCAATGGCTTCCCAAATCAGGGCTTAAGCTGTGGGCCTGGACTTAAATCAGGGGTATTGTTATCACCCCTTCATAACACAGCATCCAAACAACCCCTAATGATGTTCTTGTAGTAAACAACATCTTTTGGGCAGAAAACCCTAAATCATTTGCATTAAAAACGTGGGTAACAAACTGGAAGGACGGCAAGGGTGAATTCCATCCACTGGTTAAGGGCAAGGGTGATACTGAACTGAGTCACAAActagaaggacgaaattgacacaaaaaattttacaaggacgaaaatgaaaccaactctattttgtaaggaccatTTAAGTATATAAGCCTACAAGAAATTAAagtgaattttgaaaatgattgtttcaatagaaaaaaatggcaaattttcgtagtcgtccctctagttttacgattgtctcaatttcgtccatctagtttcaattgtttcaatttcgtctcctgtagtttgttttacgttccaaattggtaaaatcgttaaacaccgttaatgaaactaacgaaaaaatatgattaaaaaattaagtgctccaattttcaatccggttgaaccgatgcgaagatcttattttttttgatcattttattcttgatggtcgtaatgaattttttgctctaagacctttcaacgagtacccgaagactccttatttagtttcaagtgtaaagacccggtattttaataaataataattattataaaaacaaaaatattatttttgctccttagtttttttaatgcgaaaaattatttatgtcgtcatacaaaattttattccgTAATCGATTGAGTGCGCGCTCGTATTCGGTGAGTAATTTTCCTatttgtgtgcatgtgttgcacCATATCATTTTTTCAACCCAACCCTTCcctatttttataattttcggCAAAGAGGGAGAGACAAAATCCCATGATATCCTCCTTGAATCCCTCACAACTTGACAACACAActttgtttttgagttattatCCCCCATGCAAAACCCAACCCATTTTAATACACttcttctattttatttttccccaACCCATTCCCTTCCccattcgagagagagagagaaagagagagagacggcagCCGGCCATCTCACCGGTCACCAATTCCGGCTACCACCATCTCCCCCGTAACTCATCACCACCGATCAGCACCTCCCACCTCCAGCCATCATCCCCATCTCTCACCGCCAGTCGGTTGCACCACCACCTTGCTCATCACCACCTCCTTCCTCCATTACAACCGGATCACCACCACTCCTCACCATCATCAACCGAGATCACCACCTCCAGCCGTAGCACCATCCTCACCAGACGAGCTCCGTCGCCGTTCCGAACTACCGCCAAAATCACTTCATAAACTGTTTCGCCGGACGAGAGGTAATCcagaactcacctccctaagtatataaCGTGTTTATATGATGATTTTAGAGCTTGGTATGACAATAATCGAACCCGCCGTTGTCGGCCGAAACTCCcctgtttttgttcttttctctgcCGATTGTTCCAGCCACTGGAAATATTGAAATGGTTTTGGTATAAATACAGTTTTGTCCCTGATTTATGGTTAGTTTGTAAATCTACCCTAGCATACTAAGAAATGATAGTTCAAGTTCCGGTCGAGTCCGATCCGGAACTCCCCCATCTGCTGAATTGCCATAGCTACTGGaatgaagtttttattttgaatagtGCAGTTTAGTCCCTCAAGATATATTAGCTTATGAATCGAACCCTTAAGTATTAGAAGTTAATTCGATAGACCccaagttaattagttttggagAAATCCTAACTTGTATTGCAATCATGAATTATTTTAGCACCGACGATACCCTGCGATGATTAATAGTAATCTTAGACTTtagttttgaaaataaaaggaataacttAATTTGTTTCAATCGCATGATTAGTGTTATCGCACGGTTAAATAGTTATAGCATGTTGGTATGTTTAGTTGGATTATTGAATTGCATAATAAATTTTATCATATGATAAATTATTTGCGTGTTTAGttttatcgcatgatttgttattatcgTGA
The sequence above is a segment of the Rhododendron vialii isolate Sample 1 chromosome 13a, ASM3025357v1 genome. Coding sequences within it:
- the LOC131313016 gene encoding photosystem I reaction center subunit III, chloroplastic, translating into MSLTVPTNLSKPILKPNLSTWKSSRTPTVVCSAAAKSQPLQSFSAAVALSSILLSAAAPAVPPALADISGLTPCRESKQFAKREKQQLKKLESSLKLYAPDSAPALAIKATMEKTKKRFENYGKQGLLCGSDGLPHLIVSGDQRHWGEFITPGILFLYIAGWIGWVGRSYLIAIRDDKKPTQKEIIIDVPLASSLVFRGFSWPVAAYREFVNGELIDPTV